The following nucleotide sequence is from Streptomyces sp. NBC_00237.
CGCCTGGCCGAGGCCGCCCGCTCCTGGTCCGACGGCTTCGCCGAGGCCCTCAACGCCGAGCTCGGCGAGGAGCGCGCCGCCGAACTGCTGCGCCGCTACGGGCACGCCTTCCCCGAGGGCTACAAGGCCGACCACTCGCCGCGCGCCGCGGTCGCCGACCTGGTGCACCTGGAGCAGCTGAGCCAGGGCGTCAAGGACTTCGCCCTCAGCCTGTACGAGCCGGTGGGCGCCGGTCCCGGCGAGCGCCGCTTCAAGATCTACCGGACCGGCGAGCAGGTCTCCCTGTCGGCCGTCCTGCCCGTCCTCCAGCTGCTGGGCGTCGAGGTCGTCGACGAGCGTCCGTACGAGCTGCGCTGCGCGGACCGTACGCACGCCTGGATCTACGACTTCGGGCTGCGCATGCCGCAGAAGCCGGGCGGCGGCGACTACCTCGCCGACGACGCCCGGGAGCGCTTCCAGGACGCCTTCGGCGCGGTGTGGACCGGCGCGGCGGAGAACGACGGCTTCAACTCGCTGGTGCTGCGCGCCGGGCTCACCTGGCGGCAGGCGGTCGTGCTGCGCGCGTACGCGAAGTACCTGCGGCAGGCGAAGTCGACCTTCAGCCAGGACTACATGGAGGACACCCTCCGCAACAACGTCCACACCACCCGGCTGCTGGTCTCCCTCTTCGAGGCGCGCATGTCGCCGGAGCGGCAGAAGGCGGGCACCGAGCTCATCGACGGGCTGCTCGAAGAGCTCGACGGTGCTCTGGAGCAGGTCGCCTCGCTCGACGAGGACCGCATCCTGCGGTCCTTCCTGACCGTCATCAAGGCGACGCTGCGCACGAGCTTCTTCCAGAAGACGCAGCAGAACGAGCCGCACTCGTACGTCTCGATGAAGTTCGACCCGCAGGCGATCCCCGACCTCCCCGCGCCCCGCCCGGCGTACGAGATCTGGGTGTACTCGCCGCGCGTCGAGGGCGTCCACCTGCGCTTCGGCAAGGTCGCCCGAGGCGGTCTGCGCTGGTCGGACCGGCGTGAGGACTTCCGCACCGAGGTGCTCGGTCTGGTCAAGGCGCAGATGGTGAAGAACACCGTCATCGTCCCGGTCGGCGCCAAGGGCGGCTTCGTCGCGAAGAACCTCCCCGACCCGTCGGTGGACCGCGACGCGTGGCTGGCCGAGGGCATCGCCGCGTACAAGACGTTCATCTCGGCGCTGCTCGACATCACCGACAACATGGTCGCGGGCGAGGTCGTCCCGCCGCGTGACGTCGTGCGGCACGACGAGGACGACACGTACCTCGTGGTGGCGGCCGACAAGGGCACCGCGACGTTCTCCGACATCGCCAACGAGATCGCCGTCGCCTACGACTTCTGGCTCGGTGACGCCTTCGCGTCCGGCGGCTCCGTCGGCTACGACCACAAGGGCATGGGCATCACCGCCCGAGGCGCCTGGGAGTCCGTGAAGCGGCACTTCCGGGAGCTCGGGCACGACACCCAGTCCGAGGACTTCACGGTCGTCGGCGTCGGCGACATGTCCGGTGACGTGTTCGGCAACGGCATGCTGCTGAGCGAGCACATCCGCCTGGTGGCCGCCTTCGACCACCGGCACATCTTCATCGACCCGAACCCGGACGCCGCCGTCTCGTACGCCGAGCGCCGCCGCCTCTTCGAGCTGCCGCGCAGCTCCTGGGCCGACTACAACAAGGACCTGCTCTCGCAGGGCGGCGGCATCCACGCCCGCAGCGCCAAGTCCATCCCGGTGAACGCCGCGATGCGCGAGGCGCTGGGTCTGGAGGCGGGCGTCTCCAAGATGACCCCGGCCGACCTGATGCAGGCCATCCTCAAGGCGCCGGTCGACCTGCTGTGGAACGGCGGCATCGGCACGTACGTGAAGTCGTCCGCCGAGGCCAACGCTGACGTCGGCGACAAGGCGAACGACGCCATCCGCGTCAACGGCGAGGACCTGCGGGTCAAGGTCGTCGGCGAGGGCGGCAACCTGGGGGCGACGCAGCTGGGCCGCATCGAGTTCGCCCGGGCCGGCGGCCGGATCAACACCGACGCGATCGACAACAGCGCCGGTGTGGACACCTCCGACCACGAGGTGAACATCAAGATCCTGCTCAACGCGCTCGTCACCGACGGCGACATGACGGTCAAGCAGCGCAACAAGCTGCTGGCGCAGATGACCGACGAGGTCGGCACGCTGGTGCTGCGCAACAACTACGCGCAGAACACCGCCTTGGCGAACGCGGTCGCGCAGTCGCCGTCGCTGCTGCACGCGCACCAGCGCTTCATGCGGCGCCTGACGCGCGACGGGCACCTGGACAGGGCGCTGGAGTTCCTGCCCAACGACCGCCAGATCCGGGAACTGTTGAACAACGGCAAGGGCCTCTCGCAGCCCGAGCTGGCCGTCCTCATGGCGTACACGAAGATCACCGTCGCGGACGAGCTGATCTCCACCGAGCTCCCCGACGACCCGCACCTGCGGGTGCTGCTGCACGAGTACTTCCCCGCCGCCCTGCGGGAGAAGTTCGCCGAGCAGATCGACGCGCACGCGCTGCGCCGGGAGATCATCACGACGGTGCTGGTCAACGACACCGTCAACACCGGTGGTTCGACCTTCCTGCACCGGTTGCGCGAAGAGACCGGCGCGTCCATCGAGGAAGTCGTACGGGCACAGTTCGCGGCCCGCGCGATCTTCGGCCTCAGTGAGGTCTGGGAGGCCGTCGAGGCCCTCGACAACCAGGTCGCCGCCGAGGTCCAGACCCAGATCCGGCTGCACTCGCGGCGGCTGGTCGAGCGCGGCACCCGCTGGCTGCTGGGCAACCGCCCGCAGCCGCTGGAGATCGGCGAGACCGTCGCGTTCTTCAGCGCGGGCGTGGCGCGCGTCTGGGACGACCTGCCGAAGCTGCTGCGCGGCGCAGACCTGGAGTGGTACCAGGGCATCCTGGACGAGCTCACCGCGGCGGGCGTGCCGGAGGGGCTGGCGCTGCGCGTGGCGGGCTTCTCCTCGGCGTTCCCGATCCTCGACGTCGTCGCCATCGCGGACCGCCTCGACAAGGACCCGATGGACGTCGCCGAGGTGTACTACGACCTCGGCGACCGGCTCGGCATCACGCAGCTGATGGACCGCATCATCGATCTGCCGCGCGCCGACCGCTGGCAGTCCATGGCCCGCGCGTCCATCCGCGAGGACCTGTACGCCGCCCACGCGGGCCTGACCCAGGACGTCCTGTCCGTCGGGAACGGCACCTCCACGCCGGAGCAGCGCTACAAGGCGTGGGAGGAGAAGAACGCGGCCCTGCTGGGGCGCGCGCGTTCCACCCTGGAGGAGATCCAGGGCTCGGACGACTTCGACCTGGCGAACCTGTCGGTCGCGATGCGCACCATGCGCACGCTGCTGCGCAACCGGGTCTGATCCGGCAGAGCACTGACGCGAGGGGCCCCACCACGGTTGTGGTGGGGCCCCTCGGGTGCTCACCGCGTGACCGTGGAGGCCCAGAGACGGCGGCACGCCAGTACGGCGGCCCACAGCAGCAGTCCGTTGCGCACGAGCATCAGCAGGCAGCCGTAGACCGTCCCCGAGGTCACCTGTCCGTACGCCAGGGGATACGCGAGGGTGCTGACGAAGGCCGCCACCAGCAGGAGCCTCACCACGGGGCGCAGGACGGTCTCGCGCAGCGTCATGCACACGGCGGACAGGCCGATCAGCCAGATCATGTACTGCGGGCTGATCACCCTGCTGGTGACCACGAAGAGGAGCACGGCGCACAGTGCGGCGTCGCACGCCGTCGCGGGGGTCCAGCGCCGTGCTTTCACGCGCCAGAGCAGGAGCCAGCCGAACGCCAGCACTGTCAGGAGCAAGGAGGCGTGTGCGACCGTGCTGACGTACGGGCCCATGAACTCCATCGCCCCGTACCGGTACTCGACCCGGTACGCCCCGCGGGTGGGCAGTCCGGTCAGCCGGGCGAGCGCCAGGAGGGTGCCGCCCAGCGACTCGATCTGCACGCCCCTGTTGCCCTGCTGGCGCAGGAAGTCGAAGGTGTGCGAGAACGCCAGCGCCAGCACCCCGAGGAGCACCGCGGCGGACGCGACGGCCGACCCCCACGCCGCCCTGGTGGTACGCCCCCGGGGTGCGCCCAGGAGCGCCAGTGCCGGCCACACCTTCACCAGGGCGCCGACGGCGGCCAGGGCACCCGACAGGAGCGGTGCGCGGCGCAGGGCGAGCAGCGAGAGGACCGCCAGCGCGGTCACCTGGACGTCGTACCGGACGAGCGGGACGTGCAGCAGCAGCGGCAGCCCCGCCACCCACACCCAGGCGCCCGACAGGCGGCCCTGCGGGCGTCCCGCGCGCACGAGCGCGACGGTGGCCAGGGCGTCGACGAGGAGGGTGAGCGCGACGAACGCCTGGAAGTAGCTCAGCCCCGGCAGCAGTGCGGGCGACAGGATCACCAGGGCGGCACCGGGCGGGTACTGCCACATCACGTCGTCCAGCGGGAAGGCGCCGGTGAGCAGTTGCTCGTACCAGGTCCGGTAGATCCGGTGGACCTCGCCGTTGATGCCGTCGCCGACCCGGCCGAACACCTCCGAGACCAGGAGGACCTGGAGGGCGCGGGTGAGGACCCACACGGCGGCGAGCCGGACGGGAGAGGGCCGGGGAGGGGCCCCGGGGGCCGCCGGGGCGAACGGGGTGCTGGGGGCGAGCTGCGGGGGCGTCATCGCGGGGATCTTAGAACGCCCGTCCTGGAAACAGCCGTCACCTGCCCTTCTCGGAGGTCGACTTCTCGTACGCGGCCACCACTTCCGCCGCGGGCCCGTCCATCCGCAGCGTCCCCGACTCCAGCCACAGGGCGCGGTCGCAGGTCTCGGTGATGGTTCTGTTGTGGTGGCTGACCAGGAACACCGTGCCCGCCTGCTCGCGCAGTTCGGCGATGCGCCGTCGGCTGCGCTCCTGGAAGCGTGCGTCGCCCGTGGACAGCGCCTCGTCGATCAGGAGCACCTCGTGGGTCTTGGCGGCGGCGATGGAGAACTTCAGCCGGGCGGCCATGCCGGAGGAGTAGGTGTTCATGGGCAGTGAGACGAAGTCGCCCTTCTCGTTGATGCCGGAGAAGTCGACGATGGAGTCGTAGTGCTCCCTGGCCTGGTGGCGCGTCATGCCCATCGCGAGAGTGCCCAGGACGACGTTCCGTTCCCCTGTCAGATCGTTCAACAGTGCTGCGTTCACTCCGAGGAGGGAGGGCTGGCCCCGGGTGAGGACGCGTCCCTCGTCGGCGGGGAGGAGCCCGGCCACCGCTTTGAGGAGCGTGGACTTGCCGGAGCCGTTGGAGCCGATCAGTCCGATCGCCTCGCCCTTGTGTGCCACGAAGCTGACTCCCCGTACGGCGTGCACCTTCCGCACGGACGGTGACGGCCTGCGGGAGACCAGGCCCTGGAGGGCTCTCACGGCGCTCCCTCGGCCCGAACCGGCTCCGTGCACCCGGTAGGTGATGTGCAGGCCGTCGACGACGACGGTGGGGGTGTCCTTCCGGGCGCTCTCCCCAGCGCTCTTCCCAGCACTCTCTACGGTGCTTTTCACGGTCTGAGCGTGCTCAGCCACGGCCGTACCGCTCTTCCGCGTGCCAGAAGTAGACGAAGCCGCCGACGCCCGCGACGAGCGCCCAGCCGACGGCCAGCGCCCACGCGTACGCGGGGAGCCCCGAAGCGCCGTAGCTGTCGATCAGGGCGTACCGCATCAGGGCGATGTACACGGCGGCCGGATTGCACTCCAGGAGCACGCGTACGACGCCCGGGACGCTGTCGCCCTCGACGAGTTGCGCCACGCTCCACATCACACCGGACGTGTACATCCACGTGCGCAGCAGGAACGGCAGCAGCTGCGCCAGGTCCGGTGTGCGTGCCGCCAGGCGGGCCAGTGCCAGCGCGAGCCCCGTGTTGAAGACGGTCTGGAGCGCCAGCGCTGGGACGGCCAGCAGCCAGGAGGGCCGTGGAAGCTGCCCGCAGCACACCAGGATGGCGGCCAGGACGCCCAGGGAGATCAGCAGCTGCTGGAGCTGCTGGAGGGCGTACGAGACGGGCAGAGCGGCGCGGGGGAAGTGCAGGGCCCGCACCAGGCCGAGGTTGCCGCTGATGGCGCGGGTGCCCGCCATCAGGGTGCTCTGCGTGAACGACCACACGAAGACGCCGGTGACCAGGAACGGCACGAAGTCGGTGACGTCGTCCTTGGTGTGCATCAGCTCGCCGAAGACGACGTAGTACACCGCGGCGTTCAGCAGGGGCGTCAGCACCTGCCACAGCTGTCCGAGCCGCGCGCCGCTGAACTGTGCGGTCAGCCGGGCGGTGGCGAAGGCCGTCACGAAGTGGCGGCGCGACCACAGCTGACGGACGTACGCGGTCAGGGTGGGCCGTGCCCCGCTCACCGTGAGGCCGTGTGCGAGGGCGTACGCGGTGAGGTCGGGAGGGAGATCCGGGAGGTCCGGGAGGTCCGCAGGCCCCGGAGGATCCGGGGGGAGAGGGCGGGGCGGTGCGAGGGGTGAGGCCATGAAGGGCTGCTTTCGCTGGACGTCTGTCGCCCGACGTCGAAACGTCGGAACGGGACCGTATCGTCGTGACGTCGACAGTAGGACGACTCGACGTCGAAACGCAACCGTTCCGTCCTGACGTTAGGATTCCGGGCATGACGACCGATCCGCACTTCCCGCCCCCCGCAGGCGCGCGCACCGCGAAACGGACCCCCGCCGGTGCCGCCGTGCTGCGCGAGGACGTCACCGAGGCCATCCGGGCCGCCGTCTTCGCCGAACTGGCCGCCGTCGGCTACGCCCGGATGTCCATCGAGGGCATCGCCCGCCGCGCGGGCGTCGGCAAGACCGCCGTCTACCGGCGCTGGCGCTCCAAACTGCACCTCGTGCTCGACCTGGTGTCCGCCTTCGCGGTGGACGGGCTGCCCGCCCCCGCCACGGGCTCCCTGTACGGCGACGTGCGCGCCCTCATCGAGGTGCTCGCGCGCGCCCTGCGCCACCCCGTCGCCTCCCAGGTCATCCCCGACCTGCTGGTCGAGGCCGTCCGCAACCCCGAGATCGCCCAGACGATCAGGGCCGCCCTGCTCGACCCCCAGCACGGCATCGCGGCAGGGCTCGTGAGGGACGCCGTGGCGCGCGGTGAACTCCCCGAGGGGACGGACGTCGAACGGGTCCTGGATCTGGTGGCCGGGCCGCTGTACTGGCGGCTGGTCGTCATGCGTACCGAACCCGCCCAGGGATACGACACCCACATGGATGACCTTGCGAGGGCCGCCGTCGCCGCCCTCACCGCCCGCACTGCCTGAACCAGCAGGTGCGCCGGGGTGGCGGGCGTAAGGGAGGCTCGTGCGCCCGCCCGTCACCCGTGTCACGGCGTTGACGGCAGGCATGAAGAAAGAGCCCCGGTCCGGCATGCTCCTTGGGCTGTCTTCACAGGGAGAGAAACCATGCACCAGTCCGCTTACGACCAGATGGCGCTCTGTGTGAAGGAGTACATGCCCGCGACGAAGCGGCACCGCGTCGTCGATCTCGGGTCCCGGATCTCGCCGGGTCAGAGCCTCACTCACCGCGCCCTGCTCGCCGACCACAAGGTCGACTACGTGGGCGTCGACGTCCTCGACGGGCCGAACGTCGACCGGGTCATGAAGGACCCCTACCGCATCCCGCTCGCGTCGCGCAGCGTCGACGTCGTCCTCTCCGGGCAGGCGTTCGAGCACATTCCGTTCTTCTGGGCGTCCGTCATGGAGATCGGCCGGGTGCTGCGCCCGGGCGGACACGCCTTCATCACCGCGCCCTCGCGCGGCAACGCGCACGACGCGCAAGACTGCTGGCGCTACTACCCGGACGGCTTCCGCGCCATGGCCGCGTACTGCGGGCTCGAACTCCGCGAGGCGTTCACCGACTTCCCGCCCACCAAGGGCATCCGGCACGACTACCAGGCCATCGACGCCAAGCACGCCTACTGGGGCGACTCCGTGGGCGTCTTCCGCAGGCCGCGCCGCGCACCCCACCTGCCGTACCGGATCTCGCGGGCGATCGTCCGCGAGGTGACGATCCGCTGGGCCAACCACATCGGCGGGGTCGACGGCATCCCCGTGCCGGGCGCCCACCCCGACCGCGTGCTCGCCGGTCGCCCCCGGCAGGTGCCCGCGCCCGCCGAAGCGGTGCGGTAGCCGGGTCAGGGGTACGGCGGCGGACCGGAGCCGGGGCGGTGCGAGCCGTACGCCCTGGTGTCCGGTCCTGGTGTCCGGCCCCGGTGTCCGGTCCTGGTGTCCGGCCCCGGTGTTCGGTCAGGCGCCCGCACCGACGTCAGGACCCGGCCTCGGCAGTCACCCGAACGTGGAGGACGTCGGAGTGCGTGGCAGCCCGCCGGTCCGTCGGGAGTGGGCCGGTCCACGTGCGTTGCGGGTGAGCAGCGTTCTCGTGCAGCTGCTGACGTATACACACCAAGTGGCCCGAAGTTGACGAAATATGAGCGGGTGGGCATATTTCCGCGTACTGTCCGTGCGCATGGTATGGCGTAACGCCGTGAACGGCGTCCTCCAGCAACTGACCGGCTACCAGCTGCGACGCGTCCCGGTGCCCGGCCAGCGCCCCCGTCGGACCACCCGTCCCGCAGCATCCGTCCCCGCCGCCGCGCCCAGGCCGAAGTCCGCGCCCAGGACGGGTCTCACGTTTCCCGCCGACTACGACGACGCGGCGAAGGAGATCATCCGTGCGGTGAAGCCGTACTCGATGACTTCACCGGAGCGCCTCAACGCCTTCGTCCTGGCCACCCGGCACATCGTCAAACACGACATCCCCGGCGCGATCGTGGAGTGCGGGGTGTGGCGCGGCGGCAGCATGCAGGCATGCGCGAAGACCCTCCTCGCCGAGGGGGTCGAGGACCGGGAGCTGTACCTCTTCGACACGTTCGAGGGAATGACCCCGCCCACCGACGAGGACAAGCGCCTCGACGGCAGGTCGGCACAGGAACTCCTCGACGTCCAGGGCAAGGACCGTCCGATCTGGGCCGTCGCCTCCCTGGACGACGTCAAGTCGGGTTTCGAGAAGGTGCCTTACCCGGCCGAGCGGCTGCACTACGTGCAGGGCAAGGTCGAGGACACCGTCCCGGGCGAGGCGCCGGAGCAGATCGCGATCCTCCGTCTGGACACCGACTGGTACGCCTCCACCAAGCACGAGTTGAAGCACCTGTACGCGCGTCTGGTGAGCGGCGGGGTGCTGCTCATCGACGACTACGGGTACTGGCAGGGCTCGCGGCAGGCCGTCGACGAGTTCCTGGAGGAGACCGGCGAGCAGTTGCTCCTGCTGCGCATGGACGAGGGGCGCATCGCCGTCAAGCCGTAGCCCGGCAGGCGTGCGGGCAGACATACGGGCAGACGTGCGGGAGGGGCTCGGCGGTGTCCGCCGGGCCCCTCCGTCATGGTCCTCCGGGAGTTCTTACGGGCAGTTCTTACGGGCACTTCCTACGGGTCTTCCAGGGGGTCAGCGAAGTTCCGCCGGGAGCAGGTCCGTTACCGCCTGGGCGGTGGTCCTGGCGTCCTGCTGGGCGGGCAGTACGGGCTCGGAGGCGGCCGGGTCGGAGGCGGCCGGGAAGGAGTCGGAGCCCGGGTACGTGTCGCTCCGGCCGGTGCTGCCGGGTGCGGGTGCCGGAGTGCGGTCCTCCAGCGGGACGAAGCGGGGCAGGCCCTCGGTCTGGCCGAGGAAGACGCGGCGCACGACGCGCTCCGCCGCGTGTCCGTCGTCGTACGGGCAGAACCGGTTGCGGAACGCGGTGCGCAGCTGTGCGGAGCGCGAGCCGCGCCAGTGGCCGGTCCGGAAGATGTCGATCAGCTCGTCCTCGGTGCGGGCGATCGCGCCCGGCGGGAAGTCCCGGATGTCGAAGTAGGTGCCGCGGGCCGCTTCGTACGCCTCCCAGTCGTCGATGTGCAGGACGATCGGCCGGTCCAGGTTGGCGTAGTCGAACATCAGGGACGAGTAGTCGGTGATCAGGGCGTCCGAGGCCAGGCAGAGTGACTCGATCGAGTGATGTTCGCTCACATCGACGATTCGTGCGGAACTGTGGGAACTTGGGCGGTGCAGCGGGCCGTTGGCGAAGTAGTGGGCACGGGCCAGGATCACGTGCCGGGGCCCGAGGGACCGGGCGATGCGTTCGAGGTCGAGCGTCAGGCGCTGGGTCCGCCGGTAGTCGCGGTGCGTCGGAGCGTAGAGGACGGCGGTGAAGCCTTCGGGGATGTTCAGTGACTCGCGGATACGGGCGACGTCGTCGGCCGTGGCGTTCTGGAAGACGTCGTTGCGCGGATATCCGTGTTCGAGGGTGGTGTAGGCGGAGGGGTAGGCCCTTCCCCAGACGAGGGAGGAGTGGCGGTTGGAGGAGAGCAGGTAGTCCCACTTGTCGGTGTTCGCGAGCAGCTGCTCGAAGTCCATGGCCGCGGCGGGGCGGTCCTGGAGGTCGAGGCCCATCGACTTCAGCGGAGTGCCGTGCTGGGTCTGGAGGAGGACCTGGCCGGGGCGCTTGGCCAGCCGTTGGTCGAAGTTGACGTTGTTCACCAGGTACTTGGCGCGGGCCAGGGCGCTCCAGTACGTGGCCGAGCCGGGGCGCAGCCGACGGGTGCCGGTGGGGACCGTGTGGGCGTGTGCGGGGCCGGTGATCCACGCCGTGCGGACGTGCGGGGCGAGTTCGCGGACCTTCGCCTCGATCGCGGCGGGGTTGCAGGAGTAGCCACGGTTCCAGTACGCGGCGAACACGGCCTGGTCCTCGCGGACGGGCAGCCGCAGTTGGACGCGGTAGTGCAGCTGCATGGCGGCCGACCGTACGGCGCGCAGGAGGGCGCGGGTGCGGGAGGTGACGGTGCGGCGGACGGCCTGGGCGAGGGCGAGCGCCCGGTACGTACGGTGGCTGCCCAGCCGGACCAGCGCCTGCCGCAGCCGGGTGCGGGGCGAGGGCGCGGCGATCCTCGGGGCGGCGGGGGCGCCGGAGCTGCGGAAGGCGGGGCCGGGGGCGCCGACACCGGTTCCGGGGCCCGTGCTGGTGACCAGGCGCAGGGTCGCGGCGTCACCGGCTGCGGTGCCGGGAGCGGTGCGCGGGGACGTGCGCCGGGAGCGGGCCGGGGCCGCCGCGGTGTCGGTGTCCGTGGTGCTCCTGAGGTCTGCCGCAGGTGCCGTACGTGCCGTACTCGTGGTGGGTGACGCCCCCGTGTCACCGGTCGGGGCGAGGCGGCGGGACGCTGAGGCCGCGGCGCGGCGGGCGGTGGCGGTCAGGGTCGCGGCGCGGCGGGCGGCAGGGCCGCGCTTCACCCGGCCGGGGGCCTGCTCCGGCCGGGTGTCGGAGCCGGAGTCCGGGGAAGAGCCGGAGGCCGTGGGCGAGTTCGGACCCGTGCCCGGCTTCGTGCCCGTGCCGCTGGCCGCGCCCGGACTCGCGCCCGCGTCGACGCCAGCCTTTGCGGCCGTGCCCGGCTTCGCTGTCGGTGCCTTGCCGGTACCTGATCCCTTGGTCCGGGTCGGTCCCGTGCCCGGGGCCGCTTCGGGAGAGGAGGGCCCATCGGGCGGGTGCACCGCCGCCTCGGCGCGGGCCGGTTCCGCGTGGGCCGGTTCCGTATGGGCGGTCGATGGGCGGGCGGTCTCCGGGTGGCGGGCCTGCGGAAGTTCGACATCCGGGGTGAAGGAGCTCGTGGCCGTGCGGCGGGCGGCGGCGCTGCGGGAGGCGATGCCCCGGGGGCGGGCGGGGAAGCGGGAAGCCGTCTCCGTGGTGCGGTACCGGCGGCAGTGGGCGCGGGCGCGGCGGAAGAACTCGGCGCGGCTGCCCCTCGGGAGGCGGCCGGGACGGGTGAAGACCGTACCGAAGTGGTCGATCATGCGGCGGTAGATGACCGGCCGCCAACCCGCCAGCTCCGGGCGGGAGTCGAGGAAGGCGAAGACCCGGTCGTACTGGTCGAACAGGTCGAAGTGCCGGAGCGAGGTGGTGGAGAGGATGTTGCCCTGGCGGCGCTGCCGGTAGTGGACGCACACCTCGTCGAGGGTGGAGACGGAGGACGCCGCCAGCAGGACGGGGTACGTCCAGGGGGTGTCCTCGTAGTAGCCGGACGGGAAGGTGAAGTCCTCGCGTTCGACGAAGTCGCGGCGGTACGCCTTGTTCCAGGCGACCATCAGGACCCGGAGCAGCCCCGGGCGGTCGGCGAGCGGGAAGGAGGCTGGGCCCTCCTCGTGCAACTCGGCGCTGAACTGGTTGCGTTCAACCTCGCCCGTCCAGAACGTACGGGCGTAGTCAAAGACCAGGACGTCCGGTGAGTCCGCCTCCTTGAGACGGTCGGAGATCGACTGGAGGGCGCCGGGGGTCAGGGTGTCGTCGCTGTCCAGGAAGAGGAGGTAGTCGCCTCTGGCTCGTTCCATGCCCTGGTTGCGGGCGTTGCCGAGGCCGCCGTTCTCCGCCAGGTGCAGGGGGCGTACGCGCGGGTCACGGGCGGCGTACTCGTCGATGAGGTCGCCGCACGCGTCCGGCGAGCAGTCGTCCACCGCGATGAGTTCGAAGTCGTCGAAGGACTGGGTCAGCACCGAGTCAAGGCACTCCTCCAGGTATTCCTGGACCTGGTAAGCGGGCACGATCACGCTGAACCGGGGCACGGCACATCCATGGGGTCGACACGGGCAGGGCGGGCCGCGCCCCCGGCAAGGCGGGTGGGCCGTATGCCCGGCAACGGCCCCCGGCCGGGCCCGGTTACGCCGGATGTGGCATACGGGCGAAGTTCGGCAAGGGCCAGGACACGAAAGGGTGGTTCGGCCGGAAGCGGCCGAACCA
It contains:
- a CDS encoding TetR/AcrR family transcriptional regulator — its product is MTTDPHFPPPAGARTAKRTPAGAAVLREDVTEAIRAAVFAELAAVGYARMSIEGIARRAGVGKTAVYRRWRSKLHLVLDLVSAFAVDGLPAPATGSLYGDVRALIEVLARALRHPVASQVIPDLLVEAVRNPEIAQTIRAALLDPQHGIAAGLVRDAVARGELPEGTDVERVLDLVAGPLYWRLVVMRTEPAQGYDTHMDDLARAAVAALTARTA
- a CDS encoding ABC transporter permease — encoded protein: MASPLAPPRPLPPDPPGPADLPDLPDLPPDLTAYALAHGLTVSGARPTLTAYVRQLWSRRHFVTAFATARLTAQFSGARLGQLWQVLTPLLNAAVYYVVFGELMHTKDDVTDFVPFLVTGVFVWSFTQSTLMAGTRAISGNLGLVRALHFPRAALPVSYALQQLQQLLISLGVLAAILVCCGQLPRPSWLLAVPALALQTVFNTGLALALARLAARTPDLAQLLPFLLRTWMYTSGVMWSVAQLVEGDSVPGVVRVLLECNPAAVYIALMRYALIDSYGASGLPAYAWALAVGWALVAGVGGFVYFWHAEERYGRG
- a CDS encoding glycosyltransferase family 87 protein; translation: MTPPQLAPSTPFAPAAPGAPPRPSPVRLAAVWVLTRALQVLLVSEVFGRVGDGINGEVHRIYRTWYEQLLTGAFPLDDVMWQYPPGAALVILSPALLPGLSYFQAFVALTLLVDALATVALVRAGRPQGRLSGAWVWVAGLPLLLHVPLVRYDVQVTALAVLSLLALRRAPLLSGALAAVGALVKVWPALALLGAPRGRTTRAAWGSAVASAAVLLGVLALAFSHTFDFLRQQGNRGVQIESLGGTLLALARLTGLPTRGAYRVEYRYGAMEFMGPYVSTVAHASLLLTVLAFGWLLLWRVKARRWTPATACDAALCAVLLFVVTSRVISPQYMIWLIGLSAVCMTLRETVLRPVVRLLLVAAFVSTLAYPLAYGQVTSGTVYGCLLMLVRNGLLLWAAVLACRRLWASTVTR
- a CDS encoding NAD-glutamate dehydrogenase codes for the protein MQTKLDEAKAELLARAARVAENSPAGGLTPTGSESEGAPDQDALLAYLQRYYLHTAPEDLGDRDPVDVFGAALSHYRLAANRPQGTANVRVHTPTVEENGWTCSHSVVEVVTDDMPFLVDSVTNELSRQGRGIHVVIHPQVLVRRDVTGKLIEVLAKQITGELPHDAIVESWIHVEMDRETDRGDLKQITADLLRVLSDVREAVEDWEKMRDSALRIADELPNEPKANDLSDQEVDEARELLRWLAADHFTFLGYREYELTGDDSLAAVPGTGLGVLRSDPQHHEDDETHPVSPSFSRLPADARAKAREHKLLVLTKANSRATVHRPSYLDYVGVKKFDAQGNVVGERRFLGLFSSAAYTESVRRVPVIRRKVAEVLEGAGFTANSHDGRDLLQILETYPRDELFQTPVDQLRSVVTSVLYLQERRRLRLYLRQDEYGRYYSAIVYLPRDRYTTGVRLRLIDILKEELGGTSVDFTAWNTESILSRLHFVVRVETGTELTALTEADVERIEARLAEAARSWSDGFAEALNAELGEERAAELLRRYGHAFPEGYKADHSPRAAVADLVHLEQLSQGVKDFALSLYEPVGAGPGERRFKIYRTGEQVSLSAVLPVLQLLGVEVVDERPYELRCADRTHAWIYDFGLRMPQKPGGGDYLADDARERFQDAFGAVWTGAAENDGFNSLVLRAGLTWRQAVVLRAYAKYLRQAKSTFSQDYMEDTLRNNVHTTRLLVSLFEARMSPERQKAGTELIDGLLEELDGALEQVASLDEDRILRSFLTVIKATLRTSFFQKTQQNEPHSYVSMKFDPQAIPDLPAPRPAYEIWVYSPRVEGVHLRFGKVARGGLRWSDRREDFRTEVLGLVKAQMVKNTVIVPVGAKGGFVAKNLPDPSVDRDAWLAEGIAAYKTFISALLDITDNMVAGEVVPPRDVVRHDEDDTYLVVAADKGTATFSDIANEIAVAYDFWLGDAFASGGSVGYDHKGMGITARGAWESVKRHFRELGHDTQSEDFTVVGVGDMSGDVFGNGMLLSEHIRLVAAFDHRHIFIDPNPDAAVSYAERRRLFELPRSSWADYNKDLLSQGGGIHARSAKSIPVNAAMREALGLEAGVSKMTPADLMQAILKAPVDLLWNGGIGTYVKSSAEANADVGDKANDAIRVNGEDLRVKVVGEGGNLGATQLGRIEFARAGGRINTDAIDNSAGVDTSDHEVNIKILLNALVTDGDMTVKQRNKLLAQMTDEVGTLVLRNNYAQNTALANAVAQSPSLLHAHQRFMRRLTRDGHLDRALEFLPNDRQIRELLNNGKGLSQPELAVLMAYTKITVADELISTELPDDPHLRVLLHEYFPAALREKFAEQIDAHALRREIITTVLVNDTVNTGGSTFLHRLREETGASIEEVVRAQFAARAIFGLSEVWEAVEALDNQVAAEVQTQIRLHSRRLVERGTRWLLGNRPQPLEIGETVAFFSAGVARVWDDLPKLLRGADLEWYQGILDELTAAGVPEGLALRVAGFSSAFPILDVVAIADRLDKDPMDVAEVYYDLGDRLGITQLMDRIIDLPRADRWQSMARASIREDLYAAHAGLTQDVLSVGNGTSTPEQRYKAWEEKNAALLGRARSTLEEIQGSDDFDLANLSVAMRTMRTLLRNRV
- a CDS encoding ABC transporter ATP-binding protein, coding for MKSTVESAGKSAGESARKDTPTVVVDGLHITYRVHGAGSGRGSAVRALQGLVSRRPSPSVRKVHAVRGVSFVAHKGEAIGLIGSNGSGKSTLLKAVAGLLPADEGRVLTRGQPSLLGVNAALLNDLTGERNVVLGTLAMGMTRHQAREHYDSIVDFSGINEKGDFVSLPMNTYSSGMAARLKFSIAAAKTHEVLLIDEALSTGDARFQERSRRRIAELREQAGTVFLVSHHNRTITETCDRALWLESGTLRMDGPAAEVVAAYEKSTSEKGR